In Pseudoliparis swirei isolate HS2019 ecotype Mariana Trench chromosome 9, NWPU_hadal_v1, whole genome shotgun sequence, a genomic segment contains:
- the si:ch211-180f4.1 gene encoding leucine-rich repeat neuronal protein 1 isoform X1 translates to MGFAVFFALLYVATSSVRAGEGGTSQAGGAVPCPLQCVCETRPWYTPQSVFHQARTVDCNELHLHRLPAGVSADTQVLLLQSNNISNIDSELQSLKNLTELDLSQNHFTQVSSMGLSSLGRLVTLYLEENHLEELEDFGLRNLSSLEELYMNHNRISSIGPRAFAGLTNLLRLHLNSNRLVALDSRWFESLPSLEILMIGENPILGLEERNFLPLTRLHSLVLAGMGLASVPSAAFLGLDNLESLSFYDNRLRSVPRDALSVLPNLKFLDLNRNPIGRVQRGDFQNLLHLVELSLNNMEELLLVEREAFKNLPEIVKLELCSNPRLSYIDPQAFSELSSLRTLLVHSNQLRLLSGDLLSSLPSLEEVCLHSNPLRCDCLTSWGPHLGNQSHLKLLESAITLCSSPPHLIGRELQEVVGAEWGGAGGGGGGANSCLPHISPHAFPPAMNVSAGRPITLECWAEADPAPQFYWVTPTGDKVSSEAMAAPIVSEEGRGLSIRKKKKHRVSEPGALVIEHAEPSDAGVYTCVAWNSEGADIKSVSVSVDSRGSGDSWSGWGTRWAGEPGREQPWLGNSSLMVLAKVVHAQSVVLEWKLFPSGRPLSVGQNQQDAPLPVTRWTSATVHIDTPQISYTAKVPVDVQEYNLTHLLPATEYHVCLTVFSSPPSSPGSSPGSSPPPSSPSPFHMTCLNVTTKEAGFSVELVASRRSSVALAAVMGSMFALSIMALLVVYMGRRVQQHETCGHSLKKYMQHATSIPLSDLDPPLITLWESEAEKDKEEREAGGGHIDTTKTYMW, encoded by the exons ATGGGATTTGCGGTCTTCTTCGCCCTCCTCTACGTGGCGACGTCGTCAGTGCGTGCTGGAGAAGGCGGGACCAGTCAGG caggtggcgctgtgCCGTGCCCGCTGCAGTGCGTGTGTGAGACCCGGCCGTGGTACACGCCGCAGTCCGTGTTCCACCAGGCCAGAACCGTGGACTGCAACGAGCTGCACCTGCACCGGCTGCCGGCCGGCGTGTCCGCCGACACACAG GTTCTGCTGCTGCAGAGCAACAACATCTCCAACATCGACTCGGAGCTGCAGAGCCTGAAGAACCTCACAGAACTGGACCTGTCGCAGAACCACTTCACCCAG GTGAGCTCGATGGGCCTGTCCTCTCTGGGCCGGCTGGTGACTCTGTACCTGGAGGAGAACCACCTTGAGGAGTTGGAGGACTTCGGCCTGAGGAACCTCTCCAGCCTGGAGGAGCTCTACATGAACCACAACCGCATCTCCTCCATCGGACCCAGAGCCTTCGCTGGACTCACCAACCTGTTGCG GCTCCACCTGAACTCCAACCGGCTGGTGGCCCTCGACAGCCGCTGGTTCGAGTCCCTGCCGTCCCTGGAGATCCTGATGATCGGGGAGAACCCCATCCTGggtctggaggagaggaacttcCTGCCGCTGACCCGCCTCCACAGCCTGGTTCTGGCCGGGATGGGTCTGGCCTCCGTCCCCTCCGCCGCCTTCCTGGGCCTGGACAACCTGGAGAGTCTCTCCTTCTACGACAACCGGCTCAG GTCGGTTCCCCGGGACGCGCTGAGCGTGCTGCCCAACCTGAAGTTCCTGGACCTGAACAGGAACCCGATCGGCCGAGTCCAGCGGGGAGATTTCCAGAACCTTCTGCACCTGGTGGAGCTCAG CCTCAACAacatggaggagctgctgctggtggagcgAGAGGCGTTCAAGAACCTCCCAGAAATTGTTAAACTGGAACTCTGCAGCAACCCGAGACTGTCGTACATCGACCCACAGGCCTTCag cgAGCTCTCCTCCCTCCGGACCCTGCTGGTCCACAGTAACCAGCTGCGCCTCCTCTCCggtgacctcctctcctccctcccgtcCCTGGAGGAGGTGTGTCTCCACTCCAACCCCCTGCGCTGTGactgtctcacctcctggggGCCTCACCTGGGCAACCAGTCGCACCTGAAGCTGCTGGAGTCCGCCAtcaccctctgctcctccccgCCTCACCTGATTGGCCGGGAGCTGCAGGAGGTGGTGGGCGCCGAGTGGGGCGGGGCCGGAGgcggtgggggcggggctaacagCTGCCTGCCTCACATCTCTCCTCACGCCTTCCCGCCCGCCATGAACGTCAGCGCCGGGCGGCCAATCACACTGGAGTGCTGGGCGGAGGCTGACCCCGCCCCCCAATTCTACTGGGTGACGCCCACTGGAGACAAG GTGAGCTCGGAGGCCATGGCTGCACCAATCGTATCAGAGGAGGGGCGTGGCCTGAGcatcaggaagaagaagaagcatcgTGTGTCGGAGCCCGGAGCGCTGGTCATCGAACACGCGGAGCCGTCAGACGCAG gtgtgtatacctgtgtggCGTGGAACTCGGAGGGCGCCGACATAAAGAGCGTCTCAGTGTCCGTGGACTCTCGGGGGTCCGGGGACTCGTGGTCCGGGTGGGGGACCCGGTGGGCCGGTGAGCCCGGCAGAGAGCAGCCCTGGCTGGGGAACTCGTCTCTGATGGTGCTGGCCAAG GTGGTGCACGCCCAGTCGGTGGTTCTGGAGTGGAAGTTGTTTCCCAGTGGAAGACCTTTGTCTGTGGGTCAAAACCAGCAGGACGCCCCCCTTCCTGTGACCCGCTGGACCAGCGCCACCGTACACATTGACACCCCTCAGATCAGCTACACCGCCAAG GTTCCAGTGGATGTCCAGGAGTATAATctcactcacctcctccccgCCACAGAGTACCACGTCTGCCTCACggtcttctcctctcctccctcctcgcccggCTCCTCCCCcggctcctcccctcccccctcctccccctcccccttccacaTGACCTGCCTGAACGTCACCACGAAGGAGGCGGGTTTCTCGGTGGAGCTGGTGGCGTCGCGGCGCAGCAGCGTGGCGCTGGCGGCCGTCATGGGCTCCATGTTCGCGCTGTCCATCATGGCGCTgctggtggtctacatgggccGCCGGGTCCAGCAGCACGAGACCTGCGGACACTCGCTGAAGAAGTACATGCAGCACGCCACCTCCATCCCGCTGAGCGACCTGGACCCGCCCCTCATCACGCTGTGGGAGAGCGAGGCCgagaaggacaaggaggagagggaggcgggggggggtcaTATCGACACCACCAAGACCTACATGTGGTAG
- the si:ch211-180f4.1 gene encoding leucine-rich repeat neuronal protein 1 isoform X2 yields the protein MGFAVFFALLYVATSSVRAGEGGTSQGGAVPCPLQCVCETRPWYTPQSVFHQARTVDCNELHLHRLPAGVSADTQVLLLQSNNISNIDSELQSLKNLTELDLSQNHFTQVSSMGLSSLGRLVTLYLEENHLEELEDFGLRNLSSLEELYMNHNRISSIGPRAFAGLTNLLRLHLNSNRLVALDSRWFESLPSLEILMIGENPILGLEERNFLPLTRLHSLVLAGMGLASVPSAAFLGLDNLESLSFYDNRLRSVPRDALSVLPNLKFLDLNRNPIGRVQRGDFQNLLHLVELSLNNMEELLLVEREAFKNLPEIVKLELCSNPRLSYIDPQAFSELSSLRTLLVHSNQLRLLSGDLLSSLPSLEEVCLHSNPLRCDCLTSWGPHLGNQSHLKLLESAITLCSSPPHLIGRELQEVVGAEWGGAGGGGGGANSCLPHISPHAFPPAMNVSAGRPITLECWAEADPAPQFYWVTPTGDKVSSEAMAAPIVSEEGRGLSIRKKKKHRVSEPGALVIEHAEPSDAGVYTCVAWNSEGADIKSVSVSVDSRGSGDSWSGWGTRWAGEPGREQPWLGNSSLMVLAKVVHAQSVVLEWKLFPSGRPLSVGQNQQDAPLPVTRWTSATVHIDTPQISYTAKVPVDVQEYNLTHLLPATEYHVCLTVFSSPPSSPGSSPGSSPPPSSPSPFHMTCLNVTTKEAGFSVELVASRRSSVALAAVMGSMFALSIMALLVVYMGRRVQQHETCGHSLKKYMQHATSIPLSDLDPPLITLWESEAEKDKEEREAGGGHIDTTKTYMW from the exons ATGGGATTTGCGGTCTTCTTCGCCCTCCTCTACGTGGCGACGTCGTCAGTGCGTGCTGGAGAAGGCGGGACCAGTCAGG gtggcgctgtgCCGTGCCCGCTGCAGTGCGTGTGTGAGACCCGGCCGTGGTACACGCCGCAGTCCGTGTTCCACCAGGCCAGAACCGTGGACTGCAACGAGCTGCACCTGCACCGGCTGCCGGCCGGCGTGTCCGCCGACACACAG GTTCTGCTGCTGCAGAGCAACAACATCTCCAACATCGACTCGGAGCTGCAGAGCCTGAAGAACCTCACAGAACTGGACCTGTCGCAGAACCACTTCACCCAG GTGAGCTCGATGGGCCTGTCCTCTCTGGGCCGGCTGGTGACTCTGTACCTGGAGGAGAACCACCTTGAGGAGTTGGAGGACTTCGGCCTGAGGAACCTCTCCAGCCTGGAGGAGCTCTACATGAACCACAACCGCATCTCCTCCATCGGACCCAGAGCCTTCGCTGGACTCACCAACCTGTTGCG GCTCCACCTGAACTCCAACCGGCTGGTGGCCCTCGACAGCCGCTGGTTCGAGTCCCTGCCGTCCCTGGAGATCCTGATGATCGGGGAGAACCCCATCCTGggtctggaggagaggaacttcCTGCCGCTGACCCGCCTCCACAGCCTGGTTCTGGCCGGGATGGGTCTGGCCTCCGTCCCCTCCGCCGCCTTCCTGGGCCTGGACAACCTGGAGAGTCTCTCCTTCTACGACAACCGGCTCAG GTCGGTTCCCCGGGACGCGCTGAGCGTGCTGCCCAACCTGAAGTTCCTGGACCTGAACAGGAACCCGATCGGCCGAGTCCAGCGGGGAGATTTCCAGAACCTTCTGCACCTGGTGGAGCTCAG CCTCAACAacatggaggagctgctgctggtggagcgAGAGGCGTTCAAGAACCTCCCAGAAATTGTTAAACTGGAACTCTGCAGCAACCCGAGACTGTCGTACATCGACCCACAGGCCTTCag cgAGCTCTCCTCCCTCCGGACCCTGCTGGTCCACAGTAACCAGCTGCGCCTCCTCTCCggtgacctcctctcctccctcccgtcCCTGGAGGAGGTGTGTCTCCACTCCAACCCCCTGCGCTGTGactgtctcacctcctggggGCCTCACCTGGGCAACCAGTCGCACCTGAAGCTGCTGGAGTCCGCCAtcaccctctgctcctccccgCCTCACCTGATTGGCCGGGAGCTGCAGGAGGTGGTGGGCGCCGAGTGGGGCGGGGCCGGAGgcggtgggggcggggctaacagCTGCCTGCCTCACATCTCTCCTCACGCCTTCCCGCCCGCCATGAACGTCAGCGCCGGGCGGCCAATCACACTGGAGTGCTGGGCGGAGGCTGACCCCGCCCCCCAATTCTACTGGGTGACGCCCACTGGAGACAAG GTGAGCTCGGAGGCCATGGCTGCACCAATCGTATCAGAGGAGGGGCGTGGCCTGAGcatcaggaagaagaagaagcatcgTGTGTCGGAGCCCGGAGCGCTGGTCATCGAACACGCGGAGCCGTCAGACGCAG gtgtgtatacctgtgtggCGTGGAACTCGGAGGGCGCCGACATAAAGAGCGTCTCAGTGTCCGTGGACTCTCGGGGGTCCGGGGACTCGTGGTCCGGGTGGGGGACCCGGTGGGCCGGTGAGCCCGGCAGAGAGCAGCCCTGGCTGGGGAACTCGTCTCTGATGGTGCTGGCCAAG GTGGTGCACGCCCAGTCGGTGGTTCTGGAGTGGAAGTTGTTTCCCAGTGGAAGACCTTTGTCTGTGGGTCAAAACCAGCAGGACGCCCCCCTTCCTGTGACCCGCTGGACCAGCGCCACCGTACACATTGACACCCCTCAGATCAGCTACACCGCCAAG GTTCCAGTGGATGTCCAGGAGTATAATctcactcacctcctccccgCCACAGAGTACCACGTCTGCCTCACggtcttctcctctcctccctcctcgcccggCTCCTCCCCcggctcctcccctcccccctcctccccctcccccttccacaTGACCTGCCTGAACGTCACCACGAAGGAGGCGGGTTTCTCGGTGGAGCTGGTGGCGTCGCGGCGCAGCAGCGTGGCGCTGGCGGCCGTCATGGGCTCCATGTTCGCGCTGTCCATCATGGCGCTgctggtggtctacatgggccGCCGGGTCCAGCAGCACGAGACCTGCGGACACTCGCTGAAGAAGTACATGCAGCACGCCACCTCCATCCCGCTGAGCGACCTGGACCCGCCCCTCATCACGCTGTGGGAGAGCGAGGCCgagaaggacaaggaggagagggaggcgggggggggtcaTATCGACACCACCAAGACCTACATGTGGTAG